A region of Planctomycetia bacterium DNA encodes the following proteins:
- a CDS encoding DNA-binding response regulator: MPHILVVEDEQHLAYGIKFNLEAEGYGVTVVGDGQTAVSLLESGSPSIDLVVLDIMLPGMSGYDVCAAIRSRGETLPVVMLSARTLVEDRVRGFDAGTDVYLQKPFDLEELMSVIRNLLARRGRADRGASGPEPARGHVYRFGSAEVNFDTWEARSRGQPVRLTNLEMKLLKYLVEHEGLVVSREELLRNVWGMTRAPATRTVDTFMLSLRKSFEEDPGHPVHFLSVRGTGYRFVADQAGR, encoded by the coding sequence ATGCCGCACATCCTCGTGGTCGAGGACGAGCAGCACCTCGCCTACGGCATCAAATTCAACCTCGAGGCCGAGGGGTATGGGGTGACCGTCGTCGGCGACGGCCAGACGGCGGTCAGCCTGCTCGAATCCGGCAGCCCGTCGATCGACCTCGTCGTGCTCGACATCATGCTGCCGGGCATGAGTGGCTACGACGTCTGCGCCGCGATCCGCAGCCGCGGTGAAACCCTCCCCGTCGTCATGCTCTCGGCGCGGACGCTCGTCGAGGACCGGGTCCGCGGATTCGATGCGGGAACCGACGTCTACCTGCAGAAGCCGTTCGACCTCGAGGAGTTGATGTCGGTGATCCGCAATCTGCTTGCCCGCCGTGGTCGTGCCGACCGCGGCGCGTCCGGCCCGGAGCCGGCCCGGGGCCACGTCTACCGGTTCGGCTCGGCGGAGGTGAACTTCGACACCTGGGAGGCCCGCTCCCGGGGCCAGCCGGTGCGGCTCACGAACCTGGAGATGAAACTCCTCAAGTACCTCGTCGAGCACGAGGGGCTGGTCGTGTCCCGCGAGGAACTGCTCAGGAACGTCTGGGGGATGACCCGCGCACCGGCGACCCGCACGGTCGACACGTTCATGCTCAGCCTGCGGAAGTCCTTCGAGGAGGATCCGGGGCACCCGGTACACTTTCTCTCCGTCCGCGGCACCGGCTACCGGTTCGTGGCCGATCAGGCGGGCCGCTGA
- the hpnA gene encoding HpnA protein — protein MSPLLASSLPDTSDCLVTGATGLVGNNVVRQFVDRGRPVRVLVRGSGPVVDRAFAGLPVTRCPGALDDERSLAAASAGAGVVVHAAAVVHCGWARLEEMRRVNVEGTRLVARAARLAGARLIHVSSVDAIGLRSDGGPADEDTPPGGMPECPYVVTKREAEAAVLAEVERGLDAVIVNPVYMLGPWDWKPSSGRMLLEVAAGRGLFAPPGANDFVDVRDVAAGIITAIDRGRSGRRYILGGHPLSYLDAWRIFARTTGRMPPLGHAPRAAVRVAGWLGDAIGLISGREPDVNSAATTMSLLAHNFSSRRAETELGYAYRPFETTVQDAWSWFVERGYARPVRDRAVLAR, from the coding sequence ATGTCACCACTGCTCGCCTCTTCGCTGCCCGACACCTCCGACTGCCTCGTGACCGGCGCGACCGGTCTCGTCGGAAACAACGTCGTTCGTCAGTTCGTCGATCGTGGCCGTCCCGTCCGCGTCCTCGTCCGCGGATCGGGGCCGGTCGTCGACCGGGCATTCGCCGGGCTGCCCGTGACCCGCTGTCCGGGCGCGCTCGACGACGAGCGGTCTCTCGCCGCGGCCAGCGCCGGTGCGGGCGTCGTCGTCCATGCCGCCGCCGTCGTCCACTGCGGCTGGGCACGGCTGGAAGAGATGCGCCGTGTGAACGTCGAGGGAACCCGGCTGGTCGCCCGTGCCGCGCGGCTGGCCGGTGCCCGGCTGATCCACGTCTCCAGCGTCGATGCGATCGGCCTGCGGTCGGATGGCGGTCCGGCCGACGAGGACACGCCACCGGGGGGCATGCCCGAATGCCCGTATGTCGTCACCAAGCGCGAGGCGGAGGCGGCGGTTCTCGCCGAGGTCGAACGCGGTCTCGACGCCGTGATCGTCAATCCGGTCTACATGCTCGGCCCGTGGGATTGGAAGCCGTCGAGCGGCCGCATGCTGCTCGAAGTCGCGGCCGGCCGCGGCCTGTTCGCCCCCCCGGGCGCGAACGATTTCGTCGATGTCCGCGACGTCGCGGCCGGAATCATCACCGCCATCGACCGCGGTCGCAGCGGCCGCCGCTACATCCTCGGCGGCCATCCGCTCTCGTACCTCGATGCCTGGCGGATCTTCGCCCGCACGACGGGCCGGATGCCTCCCCTCGGTCACGCGCCGCGGGCGGCCGTCCGCGTCGCCGGCTGGCTGGGAGACGCGATCGGGCTGATCAGCGGCAGGGAGCCGGACGTGAACTCGGCGGCCACGACGATGTCGCTCCTCGCCCACAACTTCTCCTCGCGCCGGGCGGAAACCGAACTCGGATATGCATACCGGCCCTTCGAGACGACCGTCCAGGATGCCTGGAGCTGGTTCGTCGAGCGCGGATATGCCCGTCCGGTCCGCGACCGGGCCGTGCTGGCCCGGTGA
- the purH gene encoding bifunctional purine biosynthesis protein PurH — translation MNHPHAASASDAPVTDVVPIRRVLVSVFDKTGLDRLAAAFKAAGTRVVSTGGTRTALAGLGVEVEDVSAITGFPEVLDGRVKTLHPGIFAGILARSDRPDDMQVLADHGIGRFDAVIVNLYAFGAAVARPGVTPGEVIELIDIGGPSLVRAAAKNHAFVAVVTDPEQYDALVAAIGRGGTTLAERRRFAARAFEHTAGYDVVIARWMGNHAGLDAAAPATSGDVPTSDEGRPLPARFTLDLDRRLDLRYGENPHQSAALFAPVGTRAGLAGLVQLCGKELSYNNLLDLDAATRLAGLITDPAAVVIKHTNPCGAAAAGTVAEALAAALAADPTSAFGSIVALNRRFDRASAELLLQPGLFVEVIAAPAFDPAAVELLTTKPTWKGSVRLVEVPAGDPWEATCGLELRSIAGGLLAQQPDDVGDDPADWRVVTRAAPAPAVSRALDFAFTIVRRLTSNAIAVCQGTSLVGAGIGQTSRVDSVRIALEKAGERARGAVLASDAFFPFPDSIDLIARAGIAAVVQPGGSKRDGEVIAAADAAGIPMVFTDRRHFRH, via the coding sequence ATGAACCACCCGCACGCCGCGTCGGCTTCCGACGCACCCGTCACCGACGTCGTTCCGATCCGGCGGGTTCTCGTCAGCGTCTTCGACAAGACAGGGCTCGACCGTTTGGCCGCGGCGTTCAAGGCCGCCGGCACGCGGGTCGTGAGCACCGGCGGCACGCGCACGGCGCTGGCCGGCCTCGGCGTGGAGGTCGAGGACGTGTCGGCGATCACGGGCTTTCCCGAGGTGCTCGACGGCCGGGTGAAGACGCTGCATCCCGGGATCTTCGCCGGCATTCTGGCCCGGTCGGACCGGCCCGACGACATGCAGGTGCTCGCCGACCACGGGATCGGCCGGTTCGATGCCGTGATCGTCAACCTGTATGCCTTCGGGGCGGCTGTGGCCAGGCCGGGCGTGACGCCGGGCGAGGTGATCGAGCTCATCGACATCGGCGGCCCGAGCCTCGTGCGTGCGGCCGCCAAGAACCACGCCTTCGTCGCCGTCGTTACCGATCCGGAGCAGTACGACGCCTTGGTCGCGGCGATCGGGCGGGGCGGCACGACGCTCGCAGAGCGCCGGCGGTTCGCCGCCCGGGCGTTCGAGCACACCGCCGGCTATGACGTGGTCATCGCCAGGTGGATGGGGAATCATGCCGGGCTCGACGCCGCGGCCCCGGCCACGTCGGGAGACGTTCCGACGAGTGACGAGGGGCGGCCGCTGCCGGCCCGGTTCACGCTCGATCTCGATCGCCGGCTCGACCTGCGGTATGGCGAAAACCCGCACCAGTCGGCGGCGCTGTTCGCGCCGGTCGGCACGCGGGCGGGGCTCGCCGGCCTCGTGCAGCTGTGCGGCAAGGAGCTGTCGTACAACAACCTCCTCGACCTCGACGCCGCCACGCGGCTGGCGGGGCTGATTACCGACCCCGCCGCGGTCGTCATCAAGCACACCAATCCCTGCGGCGCGGCAGCCGCCGGCACGGTCGCGGAGGCGTTGGCCGCGGCGCTGGCGGCCGACCCGACGAGCGCGTTCGGTTCGATCGTGGCGCTGAATCGGCGGTTCGACCGGGCCAGCGCCGAATTGCTCCTCCAGCCGGGCCTGTTCGTCGAGGTGATCGCGGCGCCGGCCTTCGATCCGGCCGCGGTGGAACTCTTGACGACGAAGCCGACCTGGAAGGGGAGCGTGCGGCTCGTCGAGGTGCCGGCTGGCGATCCCTGGGAGGCCACCTGTGGCCTCGAGCTGCGCAGCATCGCCGGCGGCCTGCTGGCGCAGCAGCCCGACGACGTCGGCGACGATCCGGCGGACTGGCGGGTTGTGACCCGGGCTGCGCCGGCCCCCGCCGTGTCCCGGGCGCTCGACTTCGCGTTCACGATCGTCCGCCGGCTGACGAGCAACGCGATCGCGGTCTGCCAGGGCACGAGCCTCGTGGGAGCCGGGATCGGCCAGACGAGCCGCGTCGATTCGGTGCGCATCGCGTTGGAAAAAGCCGGGGAACGGGCCCGGGGCGCGGTGCTGGCGTCCGACGCCTTCTTCCCGTTTCCGGACTCGATCGACCTGATCGCCCGGGCGGGGATCGCGGCCGTCGTCCAGCCGGGGGGCTCGAAGCGTGACGGCGAGGTGATCGCCGCGGCCGATGCGGCCGGGATTCCGATGGTGTTCACCGACCGGCGGCACTTCCGGCACTGA